In Lacrimispora indolis DSM 755, a genomic segment contains:
- a CDS encoding sugar ABC transporter ATP-binding protein, whose amino-acid sequence MGHVLEFKNISKYFPGVKALDQICFQSFGGEVLAFLGENGAGKSTLLKVLNGDYQPTEGEYLLDGVQKHFNTPHEAIQEGISVIYQERQILLELSVSENIFLGRMPANRLGVIDTAKANKMTQKIIDEFGLPIAPAAKVKDLSIAYQQMVEIMKAYSRENLKVICFDEPTASLSDSEIESLFRIIEKLKEQGKIIIYVSHRMSEIQRIADKVAIFKDGRYVDTVITKEIEEKKLIKMMVGRDLGDIFKSLDRNKQIGDVLLEIKDVSSDYVKKASFTLRKGEVLGFSGLVGAGRTELMRAIIGADKLRTGEIYLEGKKITNHSPKEAVENGIVLVPEDRKLQGILSNLSVSGNVNISLLDKNSNRFGVIDTKKEKEKVEKSIKDFRIKTPSPDKKIVELSGGNQQKCIVARWIVTNPKVLILDEPTKGIDVGAKSEFYHMICEFAKQGFGVILISSELPEVIGLSDRIIVMKSLRISGEVSREEATEDELLRLGMIGE is encoded by the coding sequence ATGGGCCATGTACTTGAGTTTAAAAATATTTCAAAATATTTTCCAGGTGTGAAGGCACTGGATCAGATATGCTTCCAATCATTTGGGGGAGAGGTTCTGGCATTCCTGGGAGAAAACGGAGCTGGAAAATCCACATTGTTAAAGGTGTTAAATGGAGATTATCAGCCAACAGAGGGAGAGTACCTGCTTGACGGGGTCCAGAAGCATTTTAACACGCCTCATGAAGCAATTCAGGAGGGAATCAGTGTCATTTATCAGGAAAGGCAGATATTGCTGGAGTTAAGTGTATCAGAGAATATTTTTCTGGGAAGAATGCCGGCCAACCGGCTGGGGGTGATTGATACAGCCAAAGCCAATAAAATGACACAAAAAATCATTGATGAATTTGGTTTGCCGATTGCCCCCGCTGCTAAGGTAAAGGATTTAAGCATTGCCTATCAGCAGATGGTTGAAATCATGAAGGCTTACAGCAGAGAAAATTTGAAGGTCATTTGTTTTGATGAGCCAACAGCCAGTTTAAGTGATTCTGAAATTGAGAGCCTGTTTCGTATCATAGAAAAGCTAAAAGAGCAAGGAAAAATTATTATTTATGTTTCTCATCGAATGAGTGAAATACAGCGGATTGCGGATAAGGTGGCAATTTTCAAGGATGGCCGGTATGTGGACACGGTAATAACCAAAGAAATTGAGGAAAAAAAGCTGATCAAGATGATGGTCGGCCGTGACCTGGGTGATATTTTCAAAAGTCTGGACAGGAATAAGCAAATAGGGGATGTTCTTTTAGAAATAAAAGATGTTTCCTCCGATTATGTGAAAAAGGCTTCCTTTACTTTGCGAAAAGGTGAGGTACTGGGGTTTTCCGGATTAGTTGGGGCCGGCAGGACAGAATTAATGCGGGCGATTATAGGGGCAGATAAGCTTCGGACCGGAGAAATTTATCTGGAAGGAAAGAAGATTACCAACCATTCCCCAAAGGAGGCGGTAGAAAACGGAATTGTTCTTGTGCCGGAAGACCGTAAACTGCAAGGGATCTTATCCAACTTAAGTGTTTCAGGCAATGTGAATATATCCTTATTGGATAAAAATTCTAACAGGTTCGGTGTAATTGATACAAAGAAAGAGAAAGAAAAAGTAGAAAAAAGCATAAAGGATTTTCGGATAAAGACTCCTTCACCGGATAAGAAAATTGTGGAATTATCCGGGGGTAATCAGCAAAAATGCATTGTTGCCAGGTGGATTGTAACAAATCCCAAAGTACTGATCCTGGATGAGCCCACCAAAGGAATTGACGTAGGGGCAAAGTCTGAATTCTATCATATGATCTGTGAATTCGCAAAGCAAGGGTTTGGAGTTATCTTAATATCCTCAGAATTACCCGAAGTAATTGGTCTTTCCGATCGGATTATTGTAATGAAATCCTTGCGGATATCAGGAGAAGTCAGTCGGGAAGAAGCAACGGAAGATGAATTATTAAGATTGGGAATGATAGGAGAATAA
- a CDS encoding ABC transporter permease, producing MNKNERKIKQMKDGAAKRIMNGIGEDKLVLSAAIVVVFILFTSLNPNFLSMQNMINLLVAASLVGMVAVGHTYLIIAGQNDLSPGSLAAFSGVVVALLLNWGMPLPVAILLTLCSGAAVGLFNAWMVNKIKLEAFIATLVTQAIVRGFAYIICNGKPVAISNKSFILLGKLRILNIPLAVWCMILSFVIFGFILSKTRFGRSIYAIGGSTEAARLAGLNPQRMNTLCFIIIGLLTSLGGIIFSARMNSGQPSANINLEFDAITAVILGGVSFLGGVGSMGGTVLGVILIQAFNTGLIMVNVPSFWQYVARGALLLFALASDYIRKERREKELLAASMKSAS from the coding sequence ATGAACAAAAATGAGAGAAAGATAAAACAGATGAAAGATGGCGCTGCAAAACGGATTATGAATGGAATCGGAGAGGATAAATTAGTTTTGTCTGCTGCGATCGTTGTAGTATTTATACTGTTTACATCCTTAAACCCCAATTTTTTAAGCATGCAGAACATGATTAATCTATTGGTTGCCGCCTCACTGGTTGGGATGGTAGCGGTCGGTCATACCTATCTGATTATTGCAGGGCAGAATGATTTGTCTCCAGGCTCCCTGGCAGCTTTTTCCGGGGTTGTTGTGGCCTTATTGCTGAACTGGGGTATGCCGCTGCCCGTTGCAATTTTGCTCACCTTATGCAGCGGGGCTGCAGTGGGACTGTTCAATGCCTGGATGGTGAATAAAATCAAGCTGGAGGCGTTTATCGCCACCCTGGTGACCCAGGCAATTGTGAGAGGGTTTGCCTATATCATCTGCAATGGAAAGCCGGTTGCTATAAGCAACAAATCCTTTATCCTTTTAGGAAAACTGAGAATCCTCAATATTCCGCTGGCAGTCTGGTGTATGATCCTTTCTTTTGTAATTTTTGGGTTCATTCTATCAAAAACAAGATTCGGACGCAGCATTTATGCAATTGGCGGCAGCACGGAAGCAGCAAGATTGGCAGGATTAAATCCACAGAGAATGAATACTCTTTGCTTTATTATTATCGGTTTGCTTACATCTTTAGGAGGAATCATATTTTCCGCAAGAATGAATTCAGGCCAGCCGTCAGCCAATATCAACCTGGAGTTTGATGCCATAACGGCTGTTATATTAGGCGGAGTCTCTTTTTTAGGCGGTGTGGGCAGTATGGGCGGGACCGTGTTGGGAGTCATTTTGATTCAGGCATTTAATACAGGACTTATTATGGTTAATGTGCCCAGTTTCTGGCAGTATGTAGCCCGTGGAGCTTTATTGCTGTTTGCTTTGGCATCGGATTACATCAGAAAGGAACGGCGGGAAAAGGAGTTATTAGCGGCAAGCATGAAAAGTGCATCATAG
- a CDS encoding substrate-binding domain-containing protein: MKKKLLSVLLCAAIAGAMLVGCSTGETTQTETGGEKKTQEEEKLVVYGIYKAGDQTWFIDEGEAAKKAVEAAGGEFIYVDAKMNPEEYLKAIDNAIANNASGIVTCIPDQTMSQAVIDKVQAAGIPIVAADDALQDAAGEKLAPWVGINAYKIGEANGEWLGKYVKDNNLSSDGEAGLLIMTMDTVSSCVPRAEGELDKFTELVPDFNTGNIFKADYDGTTDKGNTAAAAVITANPQIKKWIVTGANEEGCIGAARALESAGLDGEACVVGLGAYMSKDEWNNKGAEGTCVKASAYFSAESVGAGSVKVLLDLINGKEVEKEIAVDAIVVTPETYKEVMGSYAE; encoded by the coding sequence ATGAAAAAAAAGCTGTTAAGTGTATTGTTATGTGCGGCCATAGCAGGGGCAATGTTAGTTGGATGCAGCACAGGGGAGACAACGCAGACGGAAACAGGCGGAGAAAAAAAGACTCAGGAGGAAGAAAAATTAGTTGTTTATGGTATTTATAAAGCAGGAGATCAGACCTGGTTTATTGATGAAGGGGAAGCTGCAAAAAAAGCAGTGGAAGCGGCCGGCGGAGAGTTTATCTATGTTGATGCTAAAATGAATCCAGAAGAATATTTAAAGGCCATTGATAACGCAATTGCAAACAATGCTTCCGGTATTGTAACCTGCATCCCGGATCAAACCATGTCCCAGGCAGTCATAGACAAGGTACAGGCAGCAGGCATTCCAATTGTTGCCGCAGATGATGCCCTTCAGGATGCTGCCGGTGAAAAACTTGCTCCATGGGTTGGAATCAATGCTTATAAAATTGGTGAAGCAAATGGAGAATGGCTGGGGAAATACGTAAAGGATAATAATCTTTCTTCCGATGGGGAAGCCGGACTTCTGATTATGACTATGGATACTGTATCCAGTTGCGTGCCCAGAGCAGAAGGCGAACTGGATAAATTCACAGAATTAGTTCCGGATTTTAATACCGGTAATATTTTCAAAGCGGATTACGATGGAACCACTGATAAAGGGAATACGGCCGCCGCCGCCGTCATTACTGCGAATCCACAGATTAAAAAGTGGATTGTAACAGGTGCAAATGAGGAAGGCTGTATTGGTGCGGCACGTGCACTGGAAAGCGCCGGGCTTGATGGGGAGGCATGCGTAGTAGGGCTTGGCGCCTATATGTCCAAAGACGAATGGAATAATAAGGGAGCGGAAGGAACCTGTGTAAAAGCTTCCGCATATTTCTCGGCCGAATCAGTAGGTGCAGGATCCGTTAAGGTACTGTTGGACCTTATAAATGGAAAAGAGGTAGAAAAGGAGATTGCGGTAGATGCAATTGTTGTTACTCCGGAAACCTATAAAGAGGTTATGGGAAGCTATGCAGAATAG
- the treR gene encoding trehalose operon repressor produces the protein MNKYYDIYLDLVKDIKEKKYLPGDFLPVEMKLVEKYHVSRETVRKAQALLMENGLIQKKQGRGAIVLDINKLKFAGSGLVSFNEMQKKQHLKSETAILKNKRERISGELAKKLDLSKRTEVLSLERLRKINGEAIILDKDYLIAEIIPEIPSSAAQLSIYNYIEHDLGLNIGYANKEITIEPVTEEDKILLDIHNDTHVAVIRSEVYLEDTRFFQYHEARQRVDTFRFVDFARRKNLIDF, from the coding sequence TTGAATAAATATTATGATATATACTTGGACTTAGTAAAGGATATAAAAGAAAAGAAATATTTGCCGGGAGATTTTTTACCTGTTGAGATGAAGTTGGTTGAAAAATATCATGTTTCCAGAGAAACGGTGAGAAAGGCTCAGGCACTTTTGATGGAAAATGGCCTTATTCAGAAAAAGCAGGGCCGCGGGGCTATCGTTCTTGATATTAATAAACTTAAATTCGCCGGCTCTGGTCTGGTCAGTTTTAATGAAATGCAAAAAAAGCAGCATTTAAAAAGTGAAACAGCCATTTTGAAAAATAAAAGAGAAAGAATTTCAGGAGAATTAGCTAAGAAGCTTGATTTAAGTAAAAGAACGGAAGTGCTTTCTCTTGAGAGACTGAGAAAAATAAATGGAGAAGCAATTATCTTAGATAAGGATTACTTAATAGCTGAAATTATTCCTGAGATTCCATCATCAGCGGCACAGCTTTCTATCTACAATTATATTGAACATGATCTGGGTCTGAATATTGGGTATGCCAACAAAGAAATTACCATTGAACCTGTGACAGAGGAAGATAAAATACTGCTGGATATTCATAATGACACGCATGTGGCGGTTATTAGAAGTGAAGTTTATTTAGAAGATACGAGATTTTTTCAATACCATGAAGCAAGGCAGCGTGTGGATACATTTCGGTTTGTTGATTTCGCAAGAAGAAAAAATTTAATAGATTTTTAA
- the treB gene encoding PTS trehalose transporter subunit IIBC, producing MDLNEQVKQIINAVGGLPNITSATHCVTRLRFILKDEKAVDTKELEKIEIVKGSFSANGQFQVIVGPGLVNKAYAALIKETGLKEASKEEVKQESNKKLHPVQRGVKVLADIFIPILPAIVAAGILMGLNNLLANPGIFYEQPVLEVHPGWAGISNMINVIASTSFSFLPALVGWSAVKKFGGNPVLGIVLGLILINPALMPGAQYARTPEEVQYWNILGLNIAKIGYQGQVIPILFSSFLLAKTEQFLSKRIPDMVQLIFVAPLTLLITGFFTFTIIGPVTMWFANLITNGVVGLFDISPVIAGVIFGAIVSPLVVTGMHHLFLGVNLQMIGALGYATLWPIQVMASLGQGAAALAIFFICKNKKMKGVAVSAAISAWLGITEPAIFGVNLRYRFPFIASMIGAGVAGGIVSFAGVKAGSIGISGLPAFLSVFTEYWGVYFLAMGTSIAITVVLTLVFSKMKIFEKQLQEE from the coding sequence ATGGATTTAAACGAGCAGGTCAAACAAATTATAAATGCTGTCGGCGGACTTCCCAATATAACATCCGCAACGCATTGTGTCACCCGGTTAAGATTTATTTTAAAAGATGAAAAAGCGGTTGATACAAAAGAATTGGAAAAAATAGAAATTGTAAAAGGCAGCTTTTCAGCCAATGGACAATTTCAAGTCATTGTCGGGCCGGGATTGGTTAACAAAGCATATGCTGCGCTTATCAAGGAAACAGGGTTAAAGGAAGCCAGTAAGGAAGAAGTAAAACAGGAAAGCAATAAAAAGTTACATCCTGTTCAAAGAGGTGTAAAGGTCCTTGCTGATATCTTCATCCCGATTTTACCAGCCATTGTTGCCGCCGGCATATTGATGGGATTGAACAATCTTCTTGCCAATCCGGGAATCTTTTATGAACAGCCCGTTTTAGAAGTTCATCCTGGCTGGGCCGGCATTTCTAATATGATAAACGTCATCGCCAGCACATCATTTTCATTTTTACCTGCATTAGTTGGCTGGTCAGCAGTTAAAAAGTTTGGCGGAAATCCGGTTTTAGGTATTGTACTTGGACTTATCTTAATAAATCCCGCATTGATGCCAGGTGCACAATATGCAAGGACACCTGAGGAGGTTCAGTATTGGAATATCTTAGGGCTGAACATTGCGAAAATCGGATATCAAGGGCAGGTTATACCTATTTTATTCTCATCTTTCCTTTTAGCAAAAACTGAGCAGTTTTTATCCAAGAGAATACCGGATATGGTCCAGCTGATTTTTGTTGCTCCTTTGACACTGTTAATCACCGGATTCTTTACTTTTACAATTATTGGACCTGTAACAATGTGGTTTGCAAACTTAATCACAAACGGAGTTGTCGGTTTATTTGATATTTCTCCTGTAATAGCCGGAGTAATATTCGGAGCTATCGTATCTCCCCTTGTTGTTACCGGAATGCATCATTTATTCTTAGGAGTTAATTTACAAATGATTGGGGCTCTTGGTTATGCAACACTTTGGCCAATCCAGGTAATGGCAAGTCTCGGACAGGGTGCCGCAGCTTTGGCAATATTCTTCATCTGTAAAAACAAAAAAATGAAAGGCGTTGCAGTATCAGCCGCTATTTCTGCATGGTTGGGAATTACAGAACCTGCTATTTTCGGGGTGAATTTACGTTACCGTTTCCCATTTATTGCTTCAATGATTGGTGCCGGAGTTGCAGGAGGAATTGTTTCATTTGCAGGTGTTAAAGCCGGATCAATTGGAATTTCCGGATTACCTGCCTTCCTTTCTGTCTTTACGGAATATTGGGGCGTATATTTCCTGGCAATGGGAACTTCCATTGCGATCACGGTTGTTCTTACTCTTGTATTTTCTAAAATGAAAATTTTTGAAAAGCAATTACAAGAGGAATAA